Genomic segment of Polycladomyces abyssicola:
TTGATCGCGGTGCATCAGAACGCCAGCGGGCAGGCCAAGGAATTGGGATTGGCTTATGCCAAAGGCATCGGTGCCACCCGGGCCGGCGTGATCGAAACTACTTTCAAAGAGGAAACGGAAACGGACTTGTTCGGCGAGCAAGCCGTGTTGTGCGGCGGTGTGAGCGAGTTGGTCAAAGCCGGTTTTGAAACGCTGGTGGAAGCGGGCTATCAGCCGGAAATCGCCTATTTCGAGTGTTTGCACGAATTGAAATTGATCGTCGACTTGATGTATGAGGGCGGTTTGGCCAACATGCGGTATTCAGTCAGCGACACCGCTGAGTACGGTGACTATTCCAGCGGCAAACGCGTTGTGGGAGAAGCATCGCGTCAAGCGATGAAGGAAGTGTTGAAGGAAATCCAGGACGGCACCTTTGCCCGCAACTGGATCGACGAAAACCGGCAAGGGCGCCCCAACTTTCAACGGTTACGGGAAGAGGAGAGAAACCATCAACTGGAACGGGTGGGAGCGGAATTGCGCCGCATGATGGCTTGGCTGGACGGTAAGAAAAAAGAACCGGTACAGTCCTGACGAAAAGGGGGATGACCATGCGAACGGTTCAGATCTTTGACACCACTTTGAGGGACGGCGAACAATCGCCCGGCGTCAATCTGAGCACGGAGGAAAAGGTAGAAATCGCCCTGCAGCTGGAACGATTGGGTGTGAACGTCATCGAGGCGGGTTTCGCCGCCTCTTCCCCCGGTGATCAGTCGGCTGTCCGCGAGGTGGCACGAGTGGTGACCGATGCCTCCGTGGCCAGCTTGTCACGTGCGGTGCCACAGGATATCGACGCGGCGTGGGAGGCGTTGAAAGAAGCGAAGCAGCCCGCCATTCACATCTTTCTCGCCACCTCGCCCATTCATCGGGAATACAAGCTGAGAAAAACCAAGGAGCAGGTATTGGAGCAGGCGGCAGAGGCGGTGCGGTATGCCAAACGGTTTTTCCCCGTAGTGGAGTTTTCTCCGGAAGACGCGGGGCGCACGGAGATCGACTTTCTCTGCGAGGTGGCGGACGTCGTCATCCGAGCCGGTGCGGACGTGCTCAACATCCCGGATACGGTGGGGTACCTGACGCCGGATGAATACGCCAACATCTTTGTGCAATTGCGTGAACGGGTACCGGGGATCGACCGGGTGAAGCTGAGTGCACACTGTCACGATGATCTCGGATTGGCGGTGGCCAACAGTTTGGCTGCGATCCGGGCCGGAGTGGATCAAGTGGAGGGAGCCATCAACGGGATCGGAGAACGCGCAGGCAACGCGGCACTGGAAGAAGTGGTGATGGCGTTGTACACACGCCAATCCTATTATCAAGTCGCCACTACCATTCGACCTGCTGAAATTGCACGGACCAGCAGGCTGGTCAGCAAACTGACGGGGATGCCGGTGCCGGCCAACAAGGCGATCGTCGGTGCCAACGCCTTTGCCCACGAATCGGGCATCCATCAGGACGGTATGTTGAAACACCAAGAAACATACGAGATCATCCGGCCGGAGACTGTCGGCTTTTCTCAGACCAAGCTGGTTTTGGGCAAACACTCGGGTCGGCACGCATTTCGGGAACGGTTGGAAACTTTGGGTTATACGTTGTCCGAAGAGCGGATCAATGCCTTGTTTGCCCGTTTCAAGGAATTGGCAGATCGCAAAAAGTCGCTCACCGATGAGGACTTGATCGCACTGGCGGAGGAAAAGCACGGCGAGGTTGCGGAGTTTTTCGAATTGGAATCGATCCAGCTCTCCTACGGCAATCATGCATTACCAACGGCATCGCTTCGTCTGAGAAACCGGCAAACGGGAGATGAAGTGGAAGAAGCGGCATGCGGCAACGGCTCGATCGACGCCATCTTCAAAGCGATCGATCGGGCGACGGGAGAACAAGTGGAATTGCTCGACTACAAAGTGGCTTCCAACACGCAGGGTACGGATGCACTGGGTGAGGGGTACGTCCAGCTGCGTCAAGGTGAGTTGACCGTGCAGGGTCGGGGAGTAAGTACCGACGTGCTGGAAGCGAGCGCACGGGCGTATATCGATGCGATCAATCGCCTGCTGACTCGAAAGCAGTCGAAAAACCAGGATGCTACGTTGAATGTGGTATTGGGATGAAGGCCAACGGAGGGAGAGAAGCATATGGGAACGGTGAAAAAAATCGCAGTGCTTCCCGGTGACGGCATCGGGCCGGAAATCATGGAGGAAGCGCTGAAAGTATTGCGAAAGGTGGAAGACCTGTTCGGCCATTCGTTTCAGTTTACGTTCGGGATGGCGGGAGGCGGGGCGGTTGACCGCGTCGGGAACCCGCTTCCCGAAGAGACGCTTTCGCTCTGTAAACAATCGGATGCCGTGTTACTGGCGGCGGTCGGCGGTCCAAAATGGGACAACAACCCGCCGGAGTTGCGACCCGAGCAGGCATTGTTGGGATTGCGCAAATCGCTGAACCTGTACGCCAATCTGCGGCCGGCCGTCCTGTTTGAAGGATTGGAAAATGCCTCCACCCTCAAACCAGAAGTGGTGAAGGGTGTCGATCTGCTTGTGGTGCGCGAGCTGACCGGTGGCATCTACTTCGGTGAAAAGAAACGGGAGCGGTTGGAAGACGGCCAACAGGCGACGGATACACTGGTGTACCACGAGCGCGAAGTGGAGCGGATCGTGCGGCGGGCTTTTGAAATTGCGCGGGGTCGTCGGAAAAAGCTGACCTCAGTAGACAAGGCCAACATTTTGGAAAGCTCCCGCCTGTGGCGGTCGGTGGTGGACCGCGTGGCACGCGATTACCCGGATGTTCAGGTGGAGCACGTACTGGTAGACAACTGCGCCATGCAGTTGATCCGTCGGCCGGCAGACTTTGACGTGATCGTCACCGAGAACATGTTCGGTGATATTTTGAGTGATGAAACCGCCATGCTGACGGGGTCCATCGGTTTGTTGCCATCAGCCAGCCTGGGGGAGGGCATGACAGGACTGTACGAACCCGTTCACGGTTCCGCGCCGGACATCGCCGGCCAAGGCGTGGCCAATCCAGCTGCCATGATCTTGTCCGCGGCGATGATGCTGCGTCATTCTTTCGGATACGAGGAAGCGGCGACAGCGGTGGAGCAGGCGGTTCGCAAGGTGCTGGCCGACGGGCATCGTACCGCCGACCTCGCCGGACCGGGTACGTTGGCGGTTGGCACGGAAGAATTCGGTGACCTCGTCGTGGAAGCGATGAACGCTTATGAACCGGACCCGAAGGTGCCGTTGGAAGTTGTGATGTAGAGCAGAATAAAGGGAAACCGGCTTTGAATTGAGAATCTAAGCCTATTGAAAACCCAGCGGTTTAACCGCTGGGTTTGTGTTGTCCTGATCATTCAAAATGAAACATGGATAAACCAAAAGGGCGATTGGATATGAGCCAACAGAAGAACATAATATTTGGCGAAGTCCCCCAGACGCGCGACAGTATGGCCGAGCGATGGTGATCGTACACAGCTGGCTTCGGGTCGTTGGGCTTGTCTGTGGCGGACCGGTGGCACTGGTGAAGGGCGAAAACCACAATGGCCGGTGCCCCCGTATGGAAAGAGGATGGACGCGAATGGTTTACCTATCGGGAGATTTAACACGAAATGGAGCGGTTCGCCGAATGGGGTGAAACTTTTGGGCGGAGATGGGCTGTGTGACCAGGGGCATGGTTAGATTGGCGGAGGAGAAACTGTTTTCACAGCATGCAGCAGTCGACTTTGCCAAGGAGTGGTTGGAACGACAGCGGCAGAAAGACAAGACTTTCGGTAATGGGAATGCCCCACTCTTGAAGCGTGGGATTCCTCGCTAGCGTCCTCATTTTCATTCTGCTTGTGAACCGCAAGCTCGGGGTTGTCCGCAACTCGTTCATACGATTTCTACAAGTCAGTAGCAGGGTCCGTATCATCGAGTGAACTGTTGCGGGGACACGAGTTTTTCAATAAAGCCCGTTCATTTCCCCTCCGTTAGGTAGACGGAGGGGGATTGGATCAAAATCATTGTCAGAAAACGCGAAGTATATTATCCAAAAAGGGCAGTCTGCGCACGTCCTTGATTCGTCTATGTTCTTTTCTCCATTCACGGGCGGGCTGGATGAACTGATGCAAGGTTGGTGTCCACTCTTTCAAAATTCGGATTGCCAGTTTTCTTTGTTCGCTGGTTTTGCATGGCACGACCACGCCGCGCACTATCAATTTGACAGGTGTGCCCATTGGCGTGATGGTCGTCTGCGTTTCCACTTGCTCTCCTTTATAATGCGTGACCATGATTCTGCGGCCGTTCTCGGAGTCCCATGCTTGGATGACGAGAGAATCACTGTGGTTGGCGGACAAGATGCGGACCCGAAAGTTGTCGGCCTTCTCAAAATCTTGATATTCTCCCACTTTCTTGACGATCATCTTGACAGTATCAAGAAAATCCATGATGTTCACACGCCATCCTTTCCGCGGTATGGTGCGTACCTGTCTTACTTCATCCATTTAGACGATCAGGCCTGGACGATTGTTGCGCGGCTCGGGAAAAAATCGGGGGAAAATCTTTTGATGGAAGGAAAAATTGGGGAGCTTTACGAATGATATACATATAAATAAGAAAGAGATGCTGGCCGCATCGAAGGAGGGTAAGCCATGTCTGCCATAGGGATTCTGATTTTTCTGACCGCAGTGGGCGTGGCATTGTTGGTGGGGTATATTGCGAATGATTTTGTCGGAAAGTTGAAAGCGGGCGAGCATGAGCCGGTAAAAGGGAAAAACGACCGGGGTAGATAACGTAATCAATCAACAGGCGGGGAACATTCCCCGCCTGTAAATTGTGCTATCGCACCGTTTAGCGAGTCGCCACGGGCGTCGGCTTGTTCTTGCTGTTGGAGAAGGGTTGTTTCAGCTTTTCTTTCAGACCGCCTTCCCACAGTTCTTCGATCTTCTTCATTTCTTCCTCGGTCAGCGGTGATTTCTCCGGTGCTTGTGCAAATTCGCGCAGGTTCTCCTCGCTCGTGATGTTGGGCAATACCGATTTGATCGCCGGACTGGCCAACGAGTAGAGGATCGCCGCTTGGCCGATGGTGCGGTCGGTACCTTCGTACAGGAATTTCATTTGTCGTACCGCTTCCAGACCGGCTTGCATCCACTTGATCGGACGGTGCGAACGATGGTCTTGTTTGTCGAAGTGCTTGTCCGGATCATACGTGCCGTCCAACAAGCCGGATGCGTGAGGAACACGGGCGATCAAGGCTTTGTTTCGCTTTTCCGCCTCCCGGATCAGTTCGCGGGCGGGGTCTTGCTCCAGCAGGTTGTTGATGATTTGGGCCATGTCGTACCGTTCATCTTCCAGCGTGGCCAGCCCTTCATCCCGCCAACCGATGTCCGGTCCCAGCGCGACGCCGTATGTGCGAATCTTCCCTTCTTCCTTCAACCGCTCCAGCGTCTCCAGCACTTCCTCGCTTTGGATGGCTTCCATCCGTGCGTTGTGCAATTGATAAATGTCGATTACATCGGTCTTTAGCCGGCGCAAGCTCTCTTCACAGGATTTTCGGATCGAGGCGGCATCCCACTGCTGGGGCAATTCAGAGTGTCCGCCGTGTCGGTCGCCCCGCTTCGCATAGATGTCGTATCCGAACTTGGTGGCAATTACCACCTTATCGCGAAGCCCTTCCAGTGCTTCGGCCAAGAGGGTTTCTCCCTTGCCCTGACCGTAGACGTCGGCAGTGTCAAAGAAAGTAATTCCGTACTCTTCGTATGCCATGCGCAACAAGCGTTTCCCGAACGCATCATCTTTGACCCCCCACCAAGGGGTGGCGACGGACCAAACGCCGAAGCCCACTTCGGATACCGGTGTGTCAATGCCGGGTAGATTGCGGTATTTCATTGGGAAACCTCCTTCTCGTATCTCTACATCGCACGGAGGCGATTGGGTGAACCCATCTTCTCGCCAAAAGTAGCGGCGTCAGTACTTATTGTACCATTATTGCCGCGGCGGAAACGAACGGGAGGTATTACATTTTTGTGGAGCCGACCGCCTGCGCCAATGCTTCGGCTGCCCGCTTGGGGTCTTCCGCTTTGGTGATGGCGGAGATCACGGCGACGCCGTCTGCACCCGCAGCCATTACTTTATGCGCATTGGATGCGGTGATTCCCCCTATGCCCACGATGGGGAAGGGTTCCTCCAGTTGCTCGCGAATCGCCTGAAGGGCCTCCGGATAGATGGGGAACCTGGCATCTGATTTGGATGACGTCAAAAACATGGGTCCCACCCCGATATAGTCCGCTCCGTTCTCTATGGCTTGCCGCGCTTCCGCGATATTTTCAGCCGACACCCCGAGGATTTTGTCGGGTCCGATCAGGCGTCGAACTTCCCGGGCTGGCAAATCTTCCTGTCCCACGTGTACGCCGTCGGCATCCAAGATGAGCGCCAAATCGGCCCGGTCGTTCACAATGAACGGGATGTTGTGTTGACGGCAAATCTCACGCAGGTGGCGTCCCAAAGCAACAGTTTCGCTCAGTGTGAGGTCAGAGTTTTTTTCGCGGAATTGAAACATCGTGATACCGCCTGCGATCGCTTGTTCGAGCACGTCGATCGGGTCTTGGTCGGGACAGTCCTGACTGCCCATGATAAAGTACAGGCGCAAATGAGATGAAGTGAAGGCCATTCATCAACCCACCTTTCTATGTTGTTTGCCGGTAAGCCCAATGGTTGGTGGGACCATGTCCCTGCCCGAGGTCAAGGGGATGGCGAATCGCTTCCGTAATAAAGGCTTTGGCCGTTTTCACCGCCTCCCACAATGATTCGCCTTTGGCCAACCCGGCTGTGATGGCTGCGGAAAACGTGCAGCCCGTCCCGTGAGTGTGGCGTGTATGAAAACGAGGTGCCGACAGGGTACGGAATTCTCGCCCGTCATAAAACAGATCGACGGCTTCCTCGTCGTCGGTGTGCCCTCCTTTGATCACGACGGCGTGTACACCCAGATCCAACAACCGTTTGGCTGCTTCCTTGCGTTGTTCCATGGTGGTCAGAGACATGCCTGTCAACACTTCCGCTTCAGGGAGATTGGGTGTGATCACGGTTGCCAGGGGAATCAACAGGCGTTTCAGCGCATCCCGTGCGTCCTCTTTTAACAGTGCATGTCCACTTTTGGCGATCATCACCGGGTCGATCACCAATCGGTGGATGCGATGTTCTCTGACTTTTTCCGCAATCACTTCCATAATCTCGATATTGGCGATCATACCGGTTTTAGCCGCATCAACTCCCAGATCTGTGACTACGGCGTCGATTTGGCGGGCGACCGCTTCCGGGGGAAGTTCGTAAATGCCCGTCACGCCCAATGTGTTTTGCGCAGTAACCGCCGTGATCGCGCTCATACCAAATACATGCAATTCCTGAAATGTTTTCAGATCTGCTTGAATGCCAGCTCCTCCGCCGCTATCCGAACCGGCGATGGTGAGTGCCCGAGCGATGGTCATGTTTGTTCTCCTCTCCCCTAATGGTAGTCTGGTGAATACTGTCCAATTGCTTTCCCGGCTCGCTCCACCTGCGCCCTACAAGGAAGCAGATATGGCCACTTCAGACCCGGAGCGTAGGACGCAGGCATGCCCTCGATTTCATTCCTGCGCTTTCGCTCGGAAGGGATTAGGTCTTCGCTCGCCTGGGAAAACATTGCCTTTTTACGAAATGACCTGACACATCACATCTTGTCTGCAAACGTAGGCAAGTGTGTTACGCCCATATCAATCCCGCAGTGTCTCCCGCTTCCGCTACATATCCCCGTTTCAGGGTGTTGCTATTCCATCGTAAACGGCTCCAACTCATCTTAGGCATACTGGGAACCGGGTGTCAACGGAGCTCACTCGATGAAGTTTCCACTAAATAACCGGTTATGTGTCTATACGAAAGGAAATGGACGGACATATGTTGTTGAAGAGTCCAACTTGAGGAAAGGGAGGTTGCGGTGTGATTCAAGGGGCGACAACCAGTAGCTTTTTCGGCTTGTTCGGTTTGAAATGGATAATCGTGGTGATTGTCATCCTGATCATCCTCGGCGTTTTATTCTTTTCGTTGTTTGGAGGGTTTGGCTTCGGGTTCACGCCCGGATTCGGATTTTAAACGCTTCTGTCTATGGGCCTCCGGCAACGGAGGTTTTTTATCTTCACACCGTGATGGAAAGGAGTTGTTTGAGGGTGTTCAGGCCTTTGCCGTTTCGCCGTTTCTCCTCCTTTGTCTGGCGCGATGTGAGAGAGATGATTCGGGAGTTGGACAAATGGATGGACGATTTTCCAGGGTTTGGCCGGGTGGTGAGCCGGGTCACTCCGACCGATCACGGCATGGTGATCCAGACCCAGATTGGTGTGGTCGGGGAGGATGATGTGATCGATGTGCGGATGGAGGGACCGTTTTTGGTAATCCGCATCAATTCCCATGTCGTGCAGGATGCGGACCAGGAGTACCAGCGGCGAATCGATGGACAACGCATGTTCACCCAGAGTTTTCACATCCCGTTCCCAGTCGATGAATCGAGAATTCGGACTGAGTGGCGGGATCGAATGCTGACAGTGTTCGTTCCCAAACGTGTACCCAATGGCCCTTCTCATAAGTCATCGCCCGTGTGACCTTCTCGGACAAGGGTCAATCCCCTGCAGGAAAACAAAGAGAAAAATCGAAATACAAGGATAAATTGGGTGAAGGAGGCTCAGTCCATAGCAGATGTGACGATCAAGGTGAACGATCAAGGACCATTGGTCGTGTCCGGTCCGGTTGAATTAATCGACGCCTTGGGAAACCGGTTTGAGACGAGAAAGGTGTTTGCGCTTTGCCGGTGTGGATTGTCCCAGAACAAGCCGTTTTGCGATGGGAACCACGCCGGGAATTTTGATTGTGCCCGCGCGAAACAGGCAGAATGACAGCAAGGAGCTCCGTGGATCCATATCGCGTATTCGATTTCCCGTCTGAAGCCCGAAGCAACAGCTAGCGTTTGTGGTGGAGACGTTCGTTAAACCACTTTGGCAACAGCCTCGGCGAAGAAGTCGCTTCTTCGCTTTTTTTCTGCTGAGCGGAAAGAAACTACTCCGTTTTTCCTTTTCCGTTTCCGGTGTGGTAAGATAGGACTCACAACAGTAATCCGATCCTACCTCATCACAAACGGGAGACAAGGGGGGAGCGATGGTGATGGATGAGCTGCGTTCGATGTTGGCGGAGTTGACGAACGCGGGCGGTCCACCCGGACATGAGGGAAACGTTCGTGAAGTGATGCGGCGCTGGACAACGCCCGTGGCGGATGAAGTAACATCAGATCGGCTGGGCGGTTTGATCGCCTGGAAAAAGGGAACGGCGGATGAACCTCGCGTTATGGTGGCAGGACACCTGGACGAGATCGGCTTCATGGTGACGCGAGTGACGAAAGACGGGTATCTGCGATTCCAGCCGTTGGGCGGTTGGTGGAGTCAGGTGTTGCCGGCCCAGCGTGTGGAGGTACATACGAAACAGGGAATCGTCATCGGCGTGATCGGTTCCAAGCCACCGCATCTGATGTCGCCGGAACAACGGAACAAGCCGGTCAAAACGGAAGATCTGTTTATCGATGTGGGGGCCTCCAGCCAGGAGGAAGCGGAGTCGTTCGGCATCCGGCCGGGAGACCCGGTGATCCCGCATTCTCCATTTACGGTTCTGAAGAACGAAAAACTGTGGATGGCCAAAGCGATGGACAATCGGGTCGGATGCGCGGTAGCTGCTGAAGTATTGCGCCGGTTGCAACATACTGATCATCCAAACACCGTAGCGGCAGTGGGTACTGTGATGGAGGAAGTTGGCCGGAGGGGAGCGTTTACAGCATCCGCCGCCGTCAAGCCGGATGTGGCGTTTGCTGTGGATGTCGGCATTGCGGGGGACACGCCGGGTGTCGGTAAGGACGAAGCCGCTTCACGGTTGGGGGAAGGTCCGACCGTGGTGTTGGCTGACGGAGGACATCTCGCTCACCGGGGATTGTTGGCATTGGTACAAAAGACGGCGGAGGAACAGGGAATCCCGCTTCAGCCGGATACGCTTCCGCGGGGAGCGACGGATGCCAGTCATATTCATCTCCACGGCCGAGGGGTTCCGACGTTGACCTTGGGTATTCCCGCCAGGTACATTCACAGCCATGCTTCGATTATCCACCGGGATGACTTGGAGAACCTGATTCGGCTACTGGTCGAAGTGATTCGGAAATTGGATCGTACGACGGTATATCATTTGTGTCATGGATAAAATAATGGAGGAGAACGGGAGCCGGCCCGCGTGTTGGGTGGAAACGGCTCCCTCCCTTCGCCAGGGCCGGAAAATGGGAACTTGATTCATGGCCGGGGCGGAATGGCCTTCTCATTGGGCAGGGCGCTGTGAAGGGTTTGAATCATGTGTTCTTGTTCTCCCGGTTGGCTGTTTTTCCAAATCACTTCAAAAACGACGCCCAGTCCGGGCAAGAGTTTTTCTTCCCTTCGTTGGATCGAGTCGACCACCATATCTTTCAATTCTTGCGGGTTCATGTCTTGAATATTGTGGATGACAGCTCCACGGATATCGATGTTCACTGACAACAACCTCCTTTTGTTCTATTGTGAGCCGTCCGTCATCGAGTTATCCCTTGATGCTGAAGCAAAATACGGATAGGTGGGTGTGTAGAGGTGAGTAAGCAGTTTGCCGTAATCGGATTGGGTCGCTTCGGTGGCAGTGTGGCCCATACCTTGAGCGAAATGGGATATGAGGTGTTGGCGATCGACCAAGATCCCCAGCGGGTGCAGGATTTTTCTCAAGTCGTCACGCATGCGGTCGAGGCCGATTCGACCGATGAGAATGCACTGAAGGCATTGGGTATCCGCAATTTTGACGTGGTAGTGGTGTCCATCGGTGAAGATATTCAGGCCAGTATCATGACCACGTTGATTTTGAAAGAGCTGGGCGTGAAAAAGATCGTCGTCAAAGCGCGCAATGATCTGCATGGAAAGGTATTGTACAAAATCGGTGCAGACAAGGTGGTCTATCCGGAACGCGATATGGGTGTTCGGGTGGTGCACCATTTGATTTCGCCCAACATTCTGGACTACATCCAATTGGCGGACGGGTACAGCATTGTGGAGATCAGCGCCGGAGACTTTTTTGCCGGCAAAACGTTGCAGGAGTTGGACATTCGGGCCCGTTACGGTTGCAACGTGATGGCGATCAAATCTCGAGACGGCAAAATCAATATCGCACCGGCGGCAGAGGATGTTATCCACAAAGGAGATGTGCTGGTGGTCATCGGCCGCAACGACAACCTGAAACAATTGGAGGAGAATGCATAATTTGAAACCGATCGTTCTCACGTCGCCGCACAACGACCAAGTCAAACGCTGGAGAAAGCTGCAGTCGCGCAAAGGTCGCCAGACACTGGGAACTTTGTGGATCGAAGGTGAACATCTGCTGGAGGAATCAGTCAAAGCCGGCTGGCGAGTGCGGGCATTGATCGTCGACCAAGAGCGGGAAGCCGAACATCGACAGTGGTGGGAACAGCGGATCAAAAACGTGCCGGTGTACTTCCTTCCGACCCGGTTATATCGCACTTTGGCGGATACAGAGACACCGCAGGGAATCGCCGCGGAAGTGGAGATTCCCAAAAGGGAGGTGGATCCGGCGATTCCCGCCGACGGCGTGCTGTTACTGTTGGATGCCGTGCAGGACCCCGGCAATGTGGGAACCATGTTGCGCACAGCTCGGGCGGTGGGGGCCACTGGTGTATGGTTGGGGAAAGGAACCGTCGATCCTTACAACCCGAAAGTGGTCCGAGCCGCGATGGGTGCACTTTTCCACGTACCCATCCGCATGATCGATTTGCATGAGGAACTTCCGCGACTTCGTTCTGCCGGTTACCGGGTGGTGGGAACGCATCCCCGTGGGGACAACGTCCACTTTGATGTATCATATCCGGGGCGCACCGCCTTTTTGCTGGGTAACGAAGGAAGGGGCGTGGATCCCGAGCTGATGCGGTGGGTGGATTGCAAAGTCTCGATCCCAATGCCGGGGGGAGCCGAATCCCTCAATGTTTCCGTCACTGCATCGTTGCTGTTGTATGAGTATCTGCGCCAACAACGCGGTGGTTCGCTCGACTGTTGAAACGAAACATGGTTTTCGTTATACTAAAAAAGAAATTTTCTTCATATTATATCGGCTGTGAAGGAGAGGAGTAGGCAGTGCGCCCTTGACAGGGAGGAGGTGCCGCGACTGAAAGCACCTCCAGGAAGCGGCTCGCCGAAGTTCGCTCCGGAGCTGTCCCCTGAACCAGAAAGTAGGGGGTACCGGCTGTGCTCGTTATCGCACGTAAAGCGGGATGACGAAGTTCAGGGCGTATCGGGTGATTCTGGCCGAATATCACGCCCAGGATGTTTCGTTGTCCAAAAAGGGTGGTACCGCGAATCTCTCGTCCCTTTGGGCGCAGAGATTTTTTTATTACATAGGCAGAAGAAGGGAGTGTCCGTGATGCGTGAGCGGTTGGAAGCCTTGAAAGCGGAAGCGGAGCAAGCGATTCAAGGTGCAAAGGATTTGGAAACGTTAAAGCAATTGCGTGTCAAATATTTGGGCAAAAAAGGAGAGCTGACCGCCGTTTTGCGCGGAATGGGCGAGTTATCTGCGGAAGAGCGTCCAGTGATCGGGAAGTTGGCCAATGATATTCGCCAAACACTGGAGCGGATATTGGACGAGAAAGAGACCGCGTTAGAAAAGGCAGCGATGGAAGCGCGACTCAAGGAAGAGACAATAGACGTCACCCTTCCGGGTGTGCCCCGGCCGTTGGGCTCGATTCACCCGTTGACCGCAGTGATCCAGCAAGTGGAAAACATCTTTATCGGTATGGGGTTTGAGGTAGCCGAAGGACCGGAAGTGGAAAAGGACTGGTACAATTTCGAAGCGCTCAATATGCCCAAAGATCATCCGGCTCGGGATATGCAGGATTCTTTTTACATCACGCGGGAGATTTTGCTCCGTACGCAAACTTCACCCGTGCAGGTGCGTACGCTGCAGGCCAAAGAGGGTAAAGTGCCGGTGCGCATGATTTGTCCAGGAAAAGTGTATCGGCGGGATGACGACGACGCCACCCACTCGCACCAATTTACACAAATCGAGGGATTGGTCGTTGATCGCGGCGTATCCATGAGTGAATTAAAAGGGACGCTGCTGGCGTTTGCGAAACAGATGTTCGGCGAAGATCATGAATTCCGGTTCCGTCCGAGCTATTTCCCGTTCACCGAACCGAGCATGGAAATGGACATGTCGTGCATGATATGCGGTGGTGAAGGATGCCGCATTTGCAAGGAAACCGGATGGATTGAAATTTTGGGGGCGGGGATGGTCCACCCCAACGTGTTGGAAAAATCGGGTTACAACGCTGAGCGCTATACCGGTTTTGCGTTCGGAATG
This window contains:
- a CDS encoding TrmH family RNA methyltransferase, yielding MKPIVLTSPHNDQVKRWRKLQSRKGRQTLGTLWIEGEHLLEESVKAGWRVRALIVDQEREAEHRQWWEQRIKNVPVYFLPTRLYRTLADTETPQGIAAEVEIPKREVDPAIPADGVLLLLDAVQDPGNVGTMLRTARAVGATGVWLGKGTVDPYNPKVVRAAMGALFHVPIRMIDLHEELPRLRSAGYRVVGTHPRGDNVHFDVSYPGRTAFLLGNEGRGVDPELMRWVDCKVSIPMPGGAESLNVSVTASLLLYEYLRQQRGGSLDC
- a CDS encoding CDGSH iron-sulfur domain-containing protein, which translates into the protein MADVTIKVNDQGPLVVSGPVELIDALGNRFETRKVFALCRCGLSQNKPFCDGNHAGNFDCARAKQAE
- a CDS encoding potassium channel family protein — protein: MSKQFAVIGLGRFGGSVAHTLSEMGYEVLAIDQDPQRVQDFSQVVTHAVEADSTDENALKALGIRNFDVVVVSIGEDIQASIMTTLILKELGVKKIVVKARNDLHGKVLYKIGADKVVYPERDMGVRVVHHLISPNILDYIQLADGYSIVEISAGDFFAGKTLQELDIRARYGCNVMAIKSRDGKINIAPAAEDVIHKGDVLVVIGRNDNLKQLEENA
- a CDS encoding M42 family metallopeptidase — translated: MDELRSMLAELTNAGGPPGHEGNVREVMRRWTTPVADEVTSDRLGGLIAWKKGTADEPRVMVAGHLDEIGFMVTRVTKDGYLRFQPLGGWWSQVLPAQRVEVHTKQGIVIGVIGSKPPHLMSPEQRNKPVKTEDLFIDVGASSQEEAESFGIRPGDPVIPHSPFTVLKNEKLWMAKAMDNRVGCAVAAEVLRRLQHTDHPNTVAAVGTVMEEVGRRGAFTASAAVKPDVAFAVDVGIAGDTPGVGKDEAASRLGEGPTVVLADGGHLAHRGLLALVQKTAEEQGIPLQPDTLPRGATDASHIHLHGRGVPTLTLGIPARYIHSHASIIHRDDLENLIRLLVEVIRKLDRTTVYHLCHG
- the pheS gene encoding phenylalanine--tRNA ligase subunit alpha yields the protein MRERLEALKAEAEQAIQGAKDLETLKQLRVKYLGKKGELTAVLRGMGELSAEERPVIGKLANDIRQTLERILDEKETALEKAAMEARLKEETIDVTLPGVPRPLGSIHPLTAVIQQVENIFIGMGFEVAEGPEVEKDWYNFEALNMPKDHPARDMQDSFYITREILLRTQTSPVQVRTLQAKEGKVPVRMICPGKVYRRDDDDATHSHQFTQIEGLVVDRGVSMSELKGTLLAFAKQMFGEDHEFRFRPSYFPFTEPSMEMDMSCMICGGEGCRICKETGWIEILGAGMVHPNVLEKSGYNAERYTGFAFGMGVERIAMIKYGIDDIRHFYTNDLRVLRQFQSV
- the sspI gene encoding small acid-soluble spore protein SspI, with product MNIDIRGAVIHNIQDMNPQELKDMVVDSIQRREEKLLPGLGVVFEVIWKNSQPGEQEHMIQTLHSALPNEKAIPPRP